In a single window of the Streptomyces sp. NBC_00285 genome:
- a CDS encoding SPFH domain-containing protein produces MADITRRLGWRHLRGAPTAHIRHHRGGTLLHDGPGLSFWFRALTAALSEVPVDDRELAMTFHARTSDFQDVAVQATVTYRIGDPALAAARLDFSIDPDTGVWRGAPLEQLGSLLTETAQQHALDVLARTPLSSALVDGVAAVRERITAGLDAEPRLPATGIEVVAVRVMAVRPEPEVERALRTPAREQIQQEADRATYERRAVAVERERAIAENELDSQIELARREEQLVEQRGTNTRREAEEHAAADAVRAEAEAKRSVRLARAEAEGAREVGDAKAQAQAAWLRVHADVDVATLHALTGTRFAENLPHIDSLTISPDVLTGLLAKLGAREPE; encoded by the coding sequence ATGGCCGACATCACCCGGCGCCTCGGCTGGCGCCACCTGCGCGGCGCACCCACGGCGCACATCCGGCACCACCGCGGCGGCACACTGCTGCACGACGGCCCCGGACTCAGCTTCTGGTTCCGCGCACTGACCGCCGCACTCTCCGAAGTGCCGGTCGACGACCGCGAGTTGGCCATGACGTTCCATGCCCGTACATCCGACTTCCAGGACGTGGCGGTGCAGGCGACGGTGACCTACCGGATCGGCGACCCGGCGCTGGCCGCCGCCCGGCTGGACTTCTCGATCGACCCCGACACCGGGGTGTGGCGGGGCGCCCCGCTGGAGCAGCTCGGCTCGCTCCTGACGGAGACGGCCCAGCAGCACGCGCTGGACGTCCTGGCCCGTACGCCCCTGTCGTCGGCGCTGGTCGACGGTGTGGCCGCGGTGCGCGAACGGATCACGGCGGGGCTCGATGCCGAGCCGCGACTGCCGGCCACCGGCATCGAGGTGGTCGCCGTACGCGTGATGGCGGTGCGCCCCGAACCGGAGGTCGAGCGGGCGCTGCGCACCCCGGCCCGCGAACAGATCCAGCAGGAGGCGGACCGGGCGACCTACGAGCGGCGCGCCGTGGCTGTCGAGCGGGAACGGGCCATCGCCGAGAACGAACTGGACAGCCAGATCGAACTCGCCCGCCGGGAGGAGCAGTTGGTGGAGCAGCGCGGCACCAACACCCGCCGGGAGGCCGAGGAGCACGCGGCCGCGGACGCGGTACGGGCGGAGGCGGAGGCGAAGCGTTCGGTACGGCTGGCGCGGGCCGAGGCCGAGGGGGCACGCGAGGTGGGTGACGCGAAGGCGCAGGCACAGGCCGCCTGGCTGCGGGTGCACGCCGACGTCGACGTCGCCACGCTGCACGCCCTCACCGGGACCCGGTTCGCGGAGAACCTGCCGCACATCGACAGCCTGACGATCTCGCCGGATGTGCTGACGGGGCTGCTGGCCAAGCTGGGCGCGCGGGAGCCGGAGTGA
- a CDS encoding polynucleotide kinase-phosphatase produces MSETPTKGRVLPVTDLSLVVLVGASGSGKSTFARRHFKPTEVISSDFCRGLVSDDENDQGATRDAFDVLHYIAGKRLAAGRRTVVDATSVQQDSRRQLIELAKQYDVLPIAIVLDVPEEVCAARNADRTDRADMPIRVIKRHIRELRRSVRHLEREGFRKVHVLRGVADVENATVVTEKRFNDLTHLTGPFDIVGDIHGCAAELEVLLGKLGYADGVHPEGRTAVFVGDLVDRGPDSPGVLRRVMSMVKSGNALCVPGNHENKYGRHLKGRKVQHTHGLAETIEQMESVSDEFRAEVREFIDGLVSHYVLDGGRLVVCHAGLPEKYHGRTSGRVRSHALYGDTTGETDEFGLPVRYPWAEDYRGRAAVVYGHTPVPEATWLNNTICLDTGAVFGGKLTALRWPERELVDVPAERVWYEPVKPLKSEAPGGHDGRPLDLADVHGRRAVETRLAGRVAVREENAAAALEVMSRFAVDPRLLPYLPPTMAPTATSHVEGFLEHPAQAFAQYAEDGVVRVVCEEKHMGSRAVALVCRDAEAARRRFGVDGPTGSLYTRTGRPFFDDESVTETILDRLRTAIGEAGLWAELDTDWLLLDAELMPWSLKASGLLRSQYAAVGAASGAVFPGALAALRGAADRGVDVSDLLARQRERADAAGAFTDAYRRYCWITDGLDGVRLAPFQILAVQGRSLAALPHDEQLALLDRLVEHDGTGLLQTTRRLYVDTGDPESVRAGVDWWLEMTGRGGEGMVVKPLGAVVRSTEGRLVQPGIKCRGREYLRIIYGPEYTRPENLDRLRKRFLNHKRSLAIREYALGLEALDRLAEGEPLWRVHEAVFGVLALESEPVDPRL; encoded by the coding sequence ATGAGTGAGACACCGACCAAGGGACGGGTGCTCCCCGTCACCGACCTCTCCCTCGTCGTCCTCGTGGGCGCCTCCGGCTCGGGCAAGTCCACGTTCGCCCGACGGCACTTCAAGCCGACCGAGGTCATCTCCTCGGACTTCTGCAGGGGTCTGGTCTCCGACGACGAGAACGACCAGGGCGCGACCAGGGACGCCTTCGACGTCCTGCACTACATCGCGGGCAAGCGCCTGGCCGCCGGCCGCCGCACGGTCGTCGACGCGACCAGCGTGCAGCAGGACAGCCGACGCCAGCTGATCGAGCTGGCGAAGCAGTACGACGTCCTGCCGATCGCCATCGTGCTCGACGTGCCCGAGGAGGTGTGCGCCGCGCGCAACGCGGACCGTACCGACCGGGCCGACATGCCGATCCGGGTCATCAAGCGCCACATCCGCGAACTGAGGCGCTCCGTGCGGCACTTGGAGCGCGAGGGCTTCCGCAAGGTGCACGTCCTGCGCGGGGTGGCGGACGTGGAGAACGCCACCGTCGTCACCGAGAAGCGCTTCAACGACCTGACCCATCTCACCGGCCCCTTCGACATCGTCGGCGACATCCACGGCTGTGCCGCCGAACTGGAGGTTCTGCTGGGCAAGTTGGGCTACGCCGACGGCGTCCACCCCGAGGGCCGTACCGCGGTCTTCGTCGGCGACCTCGTCGACCGCGGCCCGGACAGCCCCGGTGTGCTGCGCCGCGTGATGTCGATGGTCAAGTCGGGCAACGCGCTGTGCGTGCCGGGCAACCACGAGAACAAGTACGGCCGTCACCTGAAGGGCCGCAAGGTCCAGCACACCCACGGCCTGGCCGAGACCATCGAGCAGATGGAGTCGGTGTCGGACGAGTTCCGGGCCGAGGTGCGGGAGTTCATCGACGGCCTCGTCAGCCACTACGTCCTCGACGGCGGCCGCCTGGTCGTGTGCCACGCCGGTCTGCCGGAGAAGTACCACGGCCGTACCTCCGGCCGGGTCCGCTCGCACGCGCTGTACGGCGACACCACAGGTGAGACCGACGAGTTCGGGCTGCCGGTGCGCTACCCGTGGGCGGAGGACTACCGGGGGCGGGCCGCGGTCGTCTACGGCCACACCCCGGTCCCGGAGGCGACCTGGCTCAACAACACCATCTGCCTCGACACCGGTGCCGTCTTCGGCGGCAAGCTCACGGCGCTGCGCTGGCCGGAGCGGGAACTGGTCGACGTACCGGCTGAACGGGTCTGGTACGAGCCGGTCAAGCCGCTGAAGTCGGAGGCGCCCGGCGGGCACGACGGCCGGCCGCTCGACCTGGCCGACGTGCACGGCCGCAGGGCCGTGGAGACCCGGCTCGCGGGCCGGGTCGCGGTCCGCGAGGAGAACGCGGCGGCGGCCCTGGAGGTCATGAGCCGCTTCGCGGTGGACCCGCGGCTGCTGCCGTACCTTCCGCCGACGATGGCGCCCACCGCGACCAGTCATGTCGAGGGCTTTCTGGAGCACCCGGCTCAGGCGTTCGCGCAGTACGCCGAGGACGGTGTCGTGCGGGTCGTGTGCGAGGAGAAGCACATGGGCTCGCGGGCGGTGGCCCTGGTGTGCAGGGACGCGGAGGCGGCCCGCAGGCGCTTCGGGGTGGACGGCCCGACCGGCTCGCTGTACACGCGCACCGGCCGTCCGTTCTTCGACGACGAGTCGGTGACGGAGACGATCCTCGACCGGCTGCGGACGGCGATCGGTGAGGCCGGTCTGTGGGCCGAACTCGACACGGACTGGTTGCTGTTGGACGCCGAGCTGATGCCGTGGTCGCTGAAGGCCTCCGGCCTGCTGCGGTCGCAGTACGCCGCCGTCGGTGCCGCGTCCGGCGCGGTGTTCCCGGGCGCGCTGGCCGCGCTGCGGGGTGCGGCGGACCGGGGCGTCGACGTGAGTGATCTGCTGGCCCGCCAGCGTGAACGGGCCGATGCGGCAGGCGCGTTCACCGACGCGTACCGCCGCTACTGCTGGATCACCGACGGCCTCGACGGCGTCCGCCTGGCACCGTTCCAGATCCTCGCGGTCCAGGGCCGCAGCCTCGCCGCGCTCCCGCACGACGAGCAACTGGCCCTGCTGGACCGCCTGGTGGAGCACGACGGCACCGGCCTGCTCCAGACCACCCGACGCCTCTACGTCGACACCGGTGACCCGGAGTCGGTGCGGGCGGGTGTCGACTGGTGGCTGGAGATGACCGGCCGCGGTGGTGAGGGCATGGTCGTCAAGCCGCTCGGCGCGGTGGTCCGCAGCACGGAGGGACGTCTGGTGCAGCCCGGCATCAAGTGCCGGGGCCGGGAGTACCTGAGGATCATCTACGGCCCCGAGTACACCCGGCCGGAGAACCTCGACCGGCTGCGCAAGAGGTTCCTCAACCACAAGCGCTCCCTCGCGATCCGCGAGTACGCGCTCGGCCTGGAGGCCCTGGACCGCCTCGCCGAGGGCGAGCCGCTGTGGCGGGTGCACGAGGCGGTGTTCGGGGTGCTGGCACTGGAATCGGAGCCGGTGGACCCGCGGTTGTGA
- a CDS encoding LLM class F420-dependent oxidoreductase: MDLRIFTEPQQGASYDTLLTVAKATEDLGFDAFFRSDHYLRMGDADGLPGPTDAWITLAGLARETKRIRLGTLMTAATFRLPGVLAIQVAQVDQMSGGRVELGLGAGWFEEEHAAYGIPFPKEKFPRLEEQLEIVTGLWATEPGETFDFHGKHYDLTKSPALPKPAQSRIPVLIGGQGATRTPRLAARYADEFNMPFGTPEDSETQFGRVRAAAQEAGRAADAITFSNVLVVCVGKDDQEVARRAAAIGREVDDLKTNGLAGTPAEVVDKIGRYAAVGSRRVYLQVLDLDDLDHLELISAQVQSQLS, from the coding sequence TCGACGCCTTCTTCCGCTCCGACCACTACCTCAGGATGGGCGACGCCGACGGCCTCCCCGGCCCCACCGACGCCTGGATCACCCTCGCCGGCCTGGCCCGCGAGACCAAGCGCATACGCCTCGGCACCCTGATGACCGCCGCCACCTTCCGGCTGCCCGGCGTCCTCGCCATCCAGGTCGCCCAGGTCGACCAGATGTCCGGCGGCCGCGTCGAACTGGGCCTGGGCGCAGGCTGGTTCGAGGAGGAGCACGCGGCGTACGGCATCCCGTTCCCGAAGGAGAAGTTCCCCCGCCTGGAGGAGCAACTGGAGATCGTCACCGGTCTGTGGGCCACCGAGCCCGGGGAGACCTTCGACTTCCACGGCAAGCACTACGACCTCACGAAGTCACCCGCACTGCCCAAGCCCGCGCAGAGCAGGATCCCCGTGCTGATCGGCGGCCAGGGCGCGACCCGCACCCCGCGGCTGGCAGCCCGCTACGCCGATGAGTTCAATATGCCGTTCGGCACGCCCGAGGACAGCGAGACGCAGTTCGGCCGGGTCCGGGCCGCCGCTCAGGAGGCGGGCCGCGCGGCCGACGCGATCACCTTCTCCAACGTCCTCGTCGTCTGCGTCGGCAAGGACGACCAGGAGGTCGCCCGCCGCGCCGCGGCGATCGGCCGCGAGGTCGACGATCTCAAGACCAACGGCCTGGCCGGCACCCCCGCCGAAGTCGTCGACAAGATCGGCCGCTACGCCGCCGTGGGCTCGCGCCGCGTCTACCTCCAGGTTCTCGACCTCGACGACCTGGACCACCTGGAGCTGATCTCCGCCCAGGTCCAGTCGCAGCTGTCGTAA
- a CDS encoding 3' terminal RNA ribose 2'-O-methyltransferase Hen1: MFLTLTTTGTPERPATDLGFLLHKHPGKAQAFSTSYGTAHVLYPDADEQRCTAALLLEVDAVALVRRGKGKGRGGAPDAALAQYVNDRPYAASSLLAVALSAVFSSAMRGVCSARPELPGQARPLRIEVPALPARGGPELVRRLFEPLGWTVSAEPVALDTEFPQWGDSRYVRLELESTQLTVAEALRHLYVLLPVLDDAKHYWVSPDEVDKLLRAGEGWLPEHPEQKLITSRYLSRRWSLTREAMERLELVRLAETDDSEVEDIDNAVEAETETEERPTPLAVQRRDAIIEALRASGAARVLDLGCGQGQLVQALLRDPKFTEIVGVDVSVRALTIASRRLKLDRMGERMASRVQLFQGSLAYTDKRLKGYDAAVLSEVIEHLDLPRLPALEYAVFGAARPRTVLVTTPNVEYNVRWESLPAGHVRHGDHRFEWTRAEFRAWASAVAERHGYDVEFTPVGPDDPEVGPPTQMATFAMKTEKSQKTEREAKAA; the protein is encoded by the coding sequence GTGTTCCTGACCCTCACCACCACCGGCACCCCCGAGCGCCCAGCCACCGATCTCGGCTTCCTGCTGCACAAGCACCCCGGGAAGGCGCAGGCGTTCTCCACGTCCTACGGCACAGCGCACGTCCTGTATCCCGATGCGGACGAACAGCGCTGCACGGCCGCGCTGTTGCTGGAGGTCGATGCGGTGGCGCTGGTCAGGCGCGGCAAGGGCAAGGGCCGCGGTGGCGCCCCCGACGCGGCACTCGCGCAGTACGTCAATGACCGCCCGTACGCGGCCTCTTCGCTGCTCGCGGTGGCGCTGAGCGCGGTGTTCTCCAGTGCGATGCGCGGGGTGTGCAGCGCCCGACCCGAACTCCCGGGGCAGGCGAGGCCGTTGCGTATCGAGGTGCCGGCGCTCCCGGCCCGCGGTGGTCCGGAACTCGTACGACGGCTCTTCGAGCCGCTCGGCTGGACGGTGAGCGCCGAACCGGTCGCGCTGGACACCGAGTTCCCGCAGTGGGGCGACTCGCGCTACGTCCGCCTTGAACTGGAGTCCACGCAGCTCACCGTCGCCGAGGCGCTGCGTCATCTGTACGTCCTCCTGCCGGTCCTCGACGACGCCAAGCACTACTGGGTGTCCCCCGACGAGGTCGACAAGCTGCTCAGGGCCGGTGAGGGCTGGCTGCCCGAGCACCCGGAGCAGAAGCTGATCACCAGCCGTTACCTGTCCCGACGCTGGTCGCTGACGCGCGAGGCGATGGAACGCCTCGAACTGGTGCGGCTCGCCGAGACCGACGACAGCGAGGTCGAGGACATCGACAACGCCGTCGAGGCGGAGACCGAGACAGAGGAGAGGCCCACCCCGCTCGCCGTGCAGCGACGTGACGCGATCATCGAGGCCCTGCGTGCCTCCGGTGCCGCCCGTGTCCTCGATCTCGGCTGCGGACAGGGCCAGTTGGTGCAGGCATTGCTCAGGGACCCGAAGTTCACCGAGATCGTCGGCGTCGACGTGTCGGTGCGGGCGCTCACCATCGCCTCCCGTCGGCTGAAGCTGGACCGCATGGGGGAGCGGATGGCCTCCCGCGTCCAGCTCTTCCAGGGCTCGCTGGCCTACACCGACAAGCGGCTCAAGGGGTACGACGCCGCCGTGCTCAGCGAGGTCATCGAGCACCTGGACCTGCCCCGGCTGCCCGCCCTGGAGTACGCGGTGTTCGGCGCGGCCCGCCCCCGGACGGTCCTGGTGACCACCCCGAACGTCGAGTACAACGTCCGCTGGGAGAGCCTCCCGGCCGGGCATGTCCGGCACGGTGACCACCGCTTCGAGTGGACGCGCGCGGAGTTCCGGGCGTGGGCGTCGGCGGTGGCCGAACGGCACGGGTACGACGTGGAGTTCACACCGGTGGGGCCTGACGACCCCGAGGTGGGACCGCCCACACAGATGGCCACGTTCGCCATGAAGACCGAGAAGTCGCAGAAGACCGAGAGGGAGGCGAAGGCCGCATGA